The following coding sequences lie in one Pseudalkalibacillus hwajinpoensis genomic window:
- a CDS encoding DUF2639 domain-containing protein encodes MHYASKGWYVEQLKKHDVRYIEGRKTEKFKKHVLASLLEKQ; translated from the coding sequence ATGCATTACGCAAGCAAAGGCTGGTACGTTGAACAGCTTAAAAAACATGATGTACGTTACATTGAAGGACGCAAGACAGAGAAATTCAAGAAACACGTACTTGCATCTCTTCTTGAAAAGCAATAA
- a CDS encoding VCBS repeat-containing protein yields the protein MRAARILLDQKVGDVTGNGIPDLVTLTGNKPFGDDSPLVDSVVLTIKNDATAIDVSFALPGSSGYNPTLYLGDFTGNKVKEILVRSDSGGSGGITYDFLYSYLNQTLRLLFDQQSFYEAFTYDVYYLDYYQAKVENKTLNQNYIVSLLYKGEEYLSEIYKENGQLKAPIKGSVLPPGGVYPIDLQRDGVDELLVYQRVIGRYNADGLGFLSTPLQWKENQFVPMYQSLCIFG from the coding sequence ATGAGAGCAGCGCGCATTTTATTAGATCAGAAGGTGGGAGACGTAACAGGGAACGGCATTCCTGATCTTGTGACCCTTACTGGTAATAAACCATTTGGAGATGATTCACCGTTAGTCGATAGCGTGGTTCTAACGATCAAAAACGATGCCACAGCGATCGATGTCTCTTTTGCTCTTCCGGGTAGTAGTGGCTATAACCCGACCCTTTATTTGGGTGATTTTACCGGGAACAAAGTGAAGGAAATATTAGTGCGTTCTGATTCTGGAGGGAGTGGAGGAATTACGTATGACTTTTTGTATTCCTATCTAAATCAAACCCTGAGGTTACTTTTTGATCAACAGAGTTTCTATGAAGCTTTTACTTATGATGTATACTACCTTGATTATTATCAAGCGAAGGTTGAAAATAAAACGTTAAATCAAAACTATATTGTGAGTCTTCTTTATAAAGGAGAAGAGTATCTTTCGGAAATTTATAAGGAGAACGGGCAATTAAAAGCCCCGATAAAGGGAAGTGTCTTGCCTCCTGGAGGCGTATATCCAATTGATTTGCAGCGTGACGGAGTTGATGAATTGTTGGTCTATCAGAGAGTAATCGGAAGATATAACGCGGATGGGCTAGGTTTTCTTTCTACACCACTTCAGTGGAAAGAAAACCAGTTCGTTCCTATGTATCAATCTTTATGTATATTTGGATAG
- a CDS encoding DUF1992 domain-containing protein → MDFAWLVAEDKIKTALKNGDFDDLLGKGKRQNLEDLSMIPEDLRIAYKVLKNSGYLPEEMDLKNELLSLEKLLEYCEDDREKERLKQRISEKQLRYNKLYQERRFRLTKEYQPKVQKKLTEW, encoded by the coding sequence ATGGATTTTGCCTGGCTTGTGGCAGAGGATAAGATTAAAACAGCATTGAAAAATGGTGATTTTGACGATCTACTTGGTAAAGGAAAACGACAGAATCTTGAGGATTTATCGATGATTCCAGAAGATCTTAGAATAGCCTATAAAGTTCTAAAGAATAGTGGCTATCTCCCTGAAGAAATGGATTTAAAAAATGAGTTACTGTCTCTAGAAAAACTTCTAGAGTATTGTGAGGATGATAGGGAGAAAGAGCGTTTAAAGCAGCGAATTTCAGAAAAGCAGCTTCGTTACAATAAGCTTTATCAGGAAAGACGCTTCCGTTTAACTAAAGAATATCAGCCTAAAGTGCAAAAGAAACTAACCGAATGGTAA
- a CDS encoding NADP-dependent oxidoreductase → MSKQRQIHLAKRPEGMPSMEHFNIVEADISSPKDGEVLLRALYLTVDPYMRGRMRDAKSYVAPFQINEPLNGGVVAEVAESKSSQFNQGDVVIGHLNWEEYSVVNEKHLRKIDPSIAPITTHLGILGMPGQTAYFGLLDIGQPKEGETVVVSGAAGAVGSVVGQIAKIKGCRVVGIAGSDDKIDYIKNELGFDEGINYKTQDVYKALKEACPDGIDVYYENVGGEIGDAAISLLNKFARIPVCGAISSYNKKEADLGPRVQTKLIQSSALMKGFVVGDYSDRFNEGAEQLGKWLQEGKLKYEETIVEGFENVPDAFLGLFEGTNLGKQLVKVADPEYATLPNR, encoded by the coding sequence ATGAGTAAACAAAGACAAATTCATCTAGCAAAACGACCAGAAGGTATGCCTTCAATGGAACACTTCAACATTGTTGAAGCGGACATTTCATCTCCTAAAGATGGAGAAGTTCTTCTACGTGCACTATACCTTACAGTAGACCCCTACATGAGAGGGCGTATGAGAGATGCAAAATCGTACGTAGCACCATTCCAAATCAACGAACCATTGAACGGTGGTGTCGTGGCAGAAGTTGCCGAATCTAAGTCTTCTCAATTTAATCAAGGTGATGTCGTTATTGGCCACCTAAACTGGGAAGAATACTCAGTTGTGAATGAAAAGCATCTTCGAAAAATCGATCCATCTATCGCTCCAATTACCACGCATCTTGGAATCCTTGGTATGCCTGGACAAACAGCTTACTTCGGACTTCTCGATATTGGTCAGCCTAAAGAAGGCGAAACAGTTGTTGTATCAGGCGCAGCTGGAGCAGTAGGCTCTGTTGTTGGTCAAATTGCCAAAATCAAAGGCTGCCGCGTTGTAGGTATCGCTGGTTCAGACGATAAGATCGACTATATCAAAAACGAACTTGGTTTTGATGAAGGAATTAACTACAAAACCCAGGACGTATACAAAGCGCTAAAAGAAGCTTGTCCAGACGGCATTGACGTTTATTATGAAAACGTTGGTGGCGAAATCGGCGATGCTGCCATTAGCCTACTAAATAAATTTGCTCGTATCCCTGTTTGCGGCGCAATTTCTTCTTACAATAAGAAAGAAGCGGATCTTGGTCCACGCGTTCAGACAAAACTTATCCAATCAAGTGCTCTCATGAAAGGCTTCGTTGTAGGCGATTATTCAGATCGCTTTAATGAAGGTGCGGAGCAATTAGGGAAATGGTTACAAGAAGGCAAGTTAAAATATGAAGAAACAATCGTAGAAGGATTTGAAAACGTTCCTGACGCATTCCTTGGTCTCTTTGAAGGTACAAACCTTGGTAAACAACTTGTAAAAGTAGCAGACCCTGAATATGCTACACTTCCTAATCGCTAA
- the rarD gene encoding EamA family transporter RarD: MKFSDNEQVFGILSGAGAYFLWGILPLYWKLVGQVPSEEVLAHRIIWSFAFMIIILIVLRKLTSFKIELLGIFRQPKKLAAIAFASVFITINWYAFIWAVNHDHVIQTSLGYYINPLISVLLGILFLKERLSFWQLISFALATIGVLNLVFRFGEIPWVSLILAMSFGLYGLLKKKARLGALTGLTIETLFITPFALIYLITVRTSVADAMYLEDVTLFGLLLGAGIVTAVPLLLFASGANRISLSMIGFLQYIAPTLMLIQGVFLYGESFTSVHLVSFALIWAALVIFTLARTKIFRRIEPRSFQRKHSLES, translated from the coding sequence ATGAAATTTTCAGATAATGAACAAGTGTTTGGGATACTTTCGGGTGCCGGCGCCTATTTCTTATGGGGTATTCTCCCACTATATTGGAAGCTCGTCGGGCAAGTACCATCTGAAGAAGTGTTAGCTCATAGGATCATCTGGTCCTTTGCTTTTATGATTATCATATTAATCGTGCTGAGGAAATTAACTTCATTTAAAATAGAGCTTCTCGGTATTTTTCGTCAGCCGAAGAAGCTAGCAGCGATCGCTTTTGCATCCGTATTCATCACTATAAACTGGTATGCATTCATATGGGCTGTCAATCATGATCACGTCATTCAAACCAGCCTTGGTTACTATATCAACCCATTAATTAGCGTTCTTCTAGGTATTCTATTCTTAAAAGAAAGGCTTTCCTTCTGGCAACTCATTTCATTTGCTCTTGCGACAATTGGCGTATTAAATCTCGTCTTTCGATTTGGAGAAATACCATGGGTCTCTCTCATCCTGGCCATGAGCTTTGGGCTCTATGGTTTATTGAAGAAAAAAGCGAGACTTGGTGCTTTAACAGGACTAACGATTGAGACGCTATTCATTACGCCATTTGCGTTAATTTATTTAATAACAGTGCGTACTAGTGTGGCAGATGCCATGTATTTAGAAGACGTCACTCTTTTCGGATTATTACTAGGCGCTGGAATTGTCACTGCTGTACCACTGTTGCTTTTTGCAAGCGGGGCAAACCGTATTTCGCTTTCGATGATTGGTTTTCTTCAATACATCGCACCTACTTTAATGCTCATACAAGGTGTATTCCTCTATGGAGAGTCGTTTACTTCTGTGCACTTAGTCAGTTTTGCTTTAATTTGGGCAGCACTGGTTATTTTCACCCTTGCTCGCACCAAAATATTCCGTCGCATAGAACCCCGCTCATTTCAAAGAAAGCATTCACTAGAATCGTAA
- a CDS encoding ATP-binding cassette domain-containing protein gives MDGSISVHELIKTYKGDVKAVQGVSFEVAEGEFFAFLGPNGAGKSTTVQILTTLVKPTTGSIRIGGVDVGEEPERVRWNIGVALQETGIDPVLTGRELIEMQARLFGFSKKEAKTRAVELLTLVDLNDAADRPCGKYSGGMRRRLDLALTLVHKPKILFLDEPTTGLDPSNRKAIWKEIKRLNKEEGTTIFLTTQYLEEADQLADRISIINQGKIVASGSAEELKRTLGFDAIQLVFDEVDEAERASKTLADLAENIEQSKEEITLYTKNGTQLLSELVRKLDEHNLSPKTLNVKPPSLDDVFINVTNEQKERA, from the coding sequence ATGGATGGGTCTATATCAGTACATGAGCTAATTAAAACGTATAAAGGTGATGTGAAAGCTGTCCAGGGAGTAAGTTTTGAAGTAGCTGAAGGGGAATTTTTTGCCTTTCTCGGTCCTAATGGTGCAGGTAAATCTACGACTGTTCAGATTCTTACAACGCTTGTGAAACCAACGACAGGAAGCATTCGCATAGGTGGTGTCGATGTAGGTGAAGAACCTGAACGGGTGCGATGGAATATAGGCGTGGCTCTACAAGAAACGGGTATCGATCCAGTGTTAACGGGGAGAGAGTTAATTGAAATGCAGGCAAGACTATTTGGTTTTAGTAAGAAAGAAGCCAAAACAAGAGCTGTAGAGTTACTTACCCTTGTTGACTTAAATGACGCAGCAGATCGTCCATGTGGAAAGTATTCTGGGGGAATGAGACGGAGGTTGGACCTCGCGCTCACCTTAGTTCATAAGCCTAAAATCCTTTTTCTTGATGAACCAACAACTGGACTTGATCCATCGAATCGAAAAGCCATTTGGAAGGAAATTAAGCGGTTGAATAAAGAAGAAGGAACGACGATATTCCTAACAACCCAATATCTTGAAGAAGCTGACCAACTTGCTGATCGAATCAGTATCATCAATCAGGGAAAAATCGTCGCATCCGGAAGTGCCGAAGAGTTAAAAAGGACGCTCGGATTTGATGCGATTCAACTTGTGTTCGATGAGGTTGATGAAGCGGAGCGAGCAAGTAAAACGCTAGCCGATCTTGCAGAGAATATTGAGCAATCAAAAGAAGAGATTACACTTTACACTAAGAATGGAACACAACTTCTATCAGAGCTTGTTCGTAAGCTTGATGAACACAACCTTTCACCAAAAACATTGAATGTAAAGCCACCATCTTTAGATGATGTATTTATTAATGTGACGAACGAGCAAAAGGAAAGGGCGTGA
- a CDS encoding lysine N(6)-hydroxylase/L-ornithine N(5)-oxygenase family protein, with amino-acid sequence MKTLNTAKLYDLIGIGIGPFNLGMAALADETEVEAIYFDQKEEYNWHPGMLIDGADLQVPFLADLVTIANPKSPYTFINYLHEHDRLYQFYFFNKFDIPRKEYNAYTKWVASQLNNCFFGQKVIDVLYDKEKACYNVTIEEVKTGRTETLQAKHVVLGTGSVPNIPDGFDSYPPEDVLHTNHYLYHEKELKKSRSVTVIGSGQSAAEVFYDLLHDQEKYGYHLNWLTRSAGFFQLESAKLGQEVFSPDYVSYFHGLSFDDRKDALSTLGTLRKGIDPSTLKNIYHLLYHRSSEDSLDVMIQPLTEVNGIEKIDDRYELACRQWQENHEFQTNTDKVVLATGYKPHFPEWFKRIEDEIEWEDENLFKVEMDQQLVFKDGRENHIFTLTNLDHSHGTGATNLALSVERNKRVLNFVAGRSLYKVNTDTVFQQFSSKGM; translated from the coding sequence GTGAAGACATTGAATACAGCTAAGTTATATGATCTTATAGGAATTGGGATTGGGCCGTTTAATTTAGGGATGGCTGCACTTGCAGATGAGACAGAAGTAGAAGCGATTTATTTTGATCAGAAAGAAGAATACAATTGGCATCCAGGGATGTTGATTGATGGAGCGGATCTTCAGGTTCCATTTCTTGCAGATTTGGTTACCATTGCAAATCCAAAAAGCCCTTATACTTTTATTAATTACTTACATGAGCATGATCGACTTTATCAGTTTTATTTTTTTAATAAATTTGATATACCGAGAAAAGAATACAACGCTTATACTAAATGGGTTGCGTCACAATTAAATAATTGTTTCTTTGGTCAAAAAGTAATTGATGTTCTTTATGATAAAGAAAAAGCATGTTATAACGTTACGATTGAAGAGGTAAAGACGGGTCGAACAGAGACCTTACAAGCAAAGCATGTCGTCCTAGGAACAGGGAGTGTGCCAAATATACCTGATGGCTTCGACTCATATCCACCTGAAGATGTTCTTCATACAAATCATTATCTTTATCACGAGAAAGAGTTGAAAAAATCACGTTCAGTAACAGTGATCGGGTCAGGGCAAAGTGCTGCAGAAGTGTTTTATGATTTGCTTCATGACCAGGAGAAGTACGGCTATCATTTGAACTGGTTGACTCGGTCAGCAGGTTTTTTTCAATTAGAATCAGCTAAGCTAGGGCAGGAAGTATTCTCACCTGATTATGTTAGCTATTTTCACGGCCTTTCTTTTGACGACCGGAAAGATGCTCTTTCAACACTTGGAACTTTAAGAAAAGGAATAGATCCATCTACATTAAAGAATATTTATCACCTTCTTTATCATCGATCCTCAGAGGATTCGCTAGATGTGATGATTCAACCTTTAACAGAGGTAAATGGTATTGAAAAGATAGATGATCGCTATGAACTTGCCTGTAGACAGTGGCAAGAAAATCATGAATTCCAAACGAATACGGATAAAGTTGTGCTTGCGACTGGATATAAACCTCACTTCCCTGAATGGTTTAAACGGATAGAAGACGAAATCGAATGGGAAGATGAGAATCTATTTAAAGTAGAGATGGATCAGCAACTGGTCTTTAAAGATGGAAGAGAAAACCATATTTTTACGTTAACAAATCTCGATCATTCTCACGGAACAGGAGCAACAAACCTTGCCCTTTCTGTTGAGCGAAACAAGCGCGTGTTGAACTTCGTAGCAGGAAGATCCTTATACAAAGTTAATACAGATACCGTTTTCCAACAGTTTTCTAGCAAAGGAATGTAG
- a CDS encoding YitT family protein, whose product MLHHIKTYLLITLGALGVATHVHFFLSPNSLATGGVSGLSILMNHLVPNLSVGMFMIILNAVLLLVGILFLGPKFGVKTIYASFALSLAVWAFERFIPVTEPFSQDILIQLIIGQCIAAAGMGLVFHQKASTGGTDIIAMILNKYFSMEVGKAVLISDISIALFSVVLFGPEIGMYAIFGVILNGLVIDYTLQSFEAKKEIVIISKESEEIRSFIVEEIGKGATIHTARGAFTSDEKEVITTILGRKDLLKLKKHVGVVDQKAFITVHSMKEILGQDFKSLA is encoded by the coding sequence ATGCTTCATCACATCAAAACTTATCTGCTAATTACTTTGGGTGCGCTCGGTGTTGCTACCCACGTTCATTTCTTTCTATCTCCTAATAGTCTTGCGACGGGGGGAGTCAGTGGTTTATCGATTCTGATGAACCATCTAGTCCCGAACCTGTCAGTCGGAATGTTTATGATCATCTTAAACGCAGTACTTTTGTTAGTTGGAATTCTTTTTCTCGGTCCTAAATTCGGTGTTAAAACGATCTATGCGAGTTTCGCTTTATCGCTTGCTGTATGGGCATTTGAACGCTTTATACCAGTAACTGAGCCATTTAGCCAGGATATCTTAATTCAATTAATTATTGGTCAGTGTATTGCTGCAGCTGGTATGGGACTTGTCTTTCATCAGAAAGCTTCTACTGGCGGTACAGATATTATTGCGATGATTCTTAATAAGTATTTCTCTATGGAGGTTGGAAAAGCCGTTCTGATCTCAGATATTTCAATTGCACTATTCTCAGTCGTCTTGTTTGGACCTGAAATCGGAATGTATGCGATCTTTGGTGTCATTCTAAATGGCCTAGTCATTGATTATACGCTTCAGAGCTTTGAAGCTAAGAAAGAGATTGTGATTATCAGTAAAGAAAGTGAAGAAATTCGATCATTTATTGTTGAAGAGATTGGAAAAGGCGCAACAATCCACACGGCTAGAGGGGCGTTTACTTCTGATGAAAAAGAAGTGATTACAACAATCCTTGGTAGGAAAGATCTTCTTAAATTGAAAAAGCATGTTGGTGTTGTTGATCAGAAAGCCTTTATTACGGTTCACAGTATGAAAGAAATTCTTGGTCAAGATTTTAAATCTCTTGCATAA
- a CDS encoding YqjF family protein translates to MSPRTSGWIMKQTWEDLLFLHWSVDRDWLQSMLPPQLEVDTFEGKAWIGIVPFEMNQIRFRGLPSVPFASKLLELNVRTYVKYGQKRGVYFFSLDASHKAGVMMARNLFHLPYLQAKMGKKSDGKQISFWSSRTHKGVEKADYHIIYEPLGTSYEARKGDLDFWLTERDRLFIVRGNKVFQGKIKHDRWPLQKVDVAVLRDTLSHPYHYSDQVVTHFSKKVTTYLWPFENVTQTGKPLHIK, encoded by the coding sequence TTGAGTCCCAGAACTAGCGGGTGGATTATGAAACAAACGTGGGAGGATCTTTTGTTCCTACACTGGTCTGTTGATCGCGATTGGCTTCAATCCATGCTTCCACCTCAACTAGAAGTAGATACGTTTGAAGGAAAGGCGTGGATTGGAATTGTTCCGTTTGAAATGAATCAAATTCGGTTTCGTGGCTTACCTTCGGTTCCATTTGCTTCAAAACTACTTGAGCTTAATGTGCGGACTTATGTGAAATATGGCCAGAAACGTGGCGTGTATTTCTTTAGCCTTGATGCTAGTCATAAAGCAGGTGTTATGATGGCGAGAAACCTTTTTCACCTTCCTTACCTTCAAGCAAAAATGGGTAAAAAAAGTGATGGAAAGCAAATTAGCTTTTGGTCTTCAAGAACACATAAGGGTGTTGAAAAAGCCGATTACCATATTATTTATGAACCACTAGGAACATCTTATGAAGCGCGAAAAGGAGATCTTGATTTTTGGCTTACAGAAAGAGATCGGCTTTTTATTGTAAGAGGAAATAAAGTATTTCAGGGGAAAATTAAGCATGATCGATGGCCACTTCAAAAGGTTGATGTTGCTGTTCTTCGTGATACTCTCTCACACCCATATCACTACTCTGATCAAGTTGTTACTCATTTCTCTAAGAAGGTGACAACTTATTTGTGGCCATTTGAGAATGTAACCCAGACAGGAAAACCCCTTCACATTAAGTAA
- a CDS encoding STAS domain-containing protein, which yields MAETTFFSHSETTRALNSLGDNIFVCDLDLSIVWFNQRAEMLLKSLIPYLPINHPSELIGKNIDEFHQNPSHQRNILLYQLPYESTITLFDRFAASIVISEYLNESGEKTGYLLVWRDVTEKQKELQENKKLVSELSSAIIPTIIDNAILIPLIGTMNEERSEKLINNTLNYCAANNTDYVLLDFSGLSELNASSAQALCETMTKSLSLMGILVVYVGITKRVVQWLMNLDLDPKIPTFSTFRQGINHVVNLEGYSLILKERDENH from the coding sequence TTGGCAGAAACGACTTTTTTTTCACATAGTGAGACAACAAGAGCGCTTAATAGTTTAGGCGATAATATATTTGTATGCGATTTAGATTTAAGTATTGTGTGGTTTAATCAACGTGCAGAAATGCTATTAAAGTCACTTATACCTTATTTACCTATTAATCACCCTTCAGAACTAATCGGGAAAAACATTGATGAATTCCATCAAAATCCTTCACACCAAAGAAACATTTTGCTCTATCAGTTGCCATATGAAAGTACCATTACCTTATTTGACCGATTTGCTGCTAGTATCGTTATTTCTGAATACCTTAACGAGTCAGGTGAAAAAACTGGTTATCTACTTGTCTGGCGCGATGTAACAGAAAAGCAAAAGGAGCTTCAGGAAAACAAAAAACTTGTTAGTGAACTATCTTCAGCAATTATTCCAACCATTATTGATAATGCAATTCTTATCCCTCTTATCGGCACCATGAATGAGGAAAGATCTGAAAAGCTTATTAACAACACATTAAATTATTGTGCAGCTAACAATACGGATTATGTTCTGCTGGACTTCTCAGGGCTATCTGAATTGAATGCGAGTTCCGCACAAGCCTTATGTGAGACGATGACAAAGTCGCTCTCTTTAATGGGCATTCTTGTCGTTTATGTGGGAATCACGAAGCGGGTTGTGCAATGGTTAATGAATCTTGATCTTGATCCAAAGATTCCTACATTTTCAACGTTTCGTCAGGGTATTAACCATGTTGTTAATCTTGAAGGATATTCACTCATATTGAAAGAACGTGACGAGAATCACTAA
- a CDS encoding ABC transporter permease, whose translation MGEQKKGSFLVDTLVFTKRSIITIIRNPLIFIPNLIISLFFLFVYEGGLSGISELPAFEGANYLAFILPVSIVSAAIGGAGGAGQALVKDLENGYFSRLLLTPSSRLAIVLGPIIAGMLQLLIQTVLILVVAYFLGLEVAAGFGGVIVVLLLTLGWGLAFAGYSVGVALRTKNAQSAQAGTFVFFPLIFLSTTFVPYELIEAGWLKVAATINPTTYLFEAMRSVFIDGWEAWPLIRGFLVIGLLCAITISFSAVSASKAVSAD comes from the coding sequence ATGGGGGAGCAAAAGAAAGGCTCTTTTCTTGTAGATACACTGGTTTTCACAAAGAGAAGTATCATAACAATCATTCGGAATCCATTGATTTTCATTCCTAATTTAATCATTAGTCTTTTCTTTTTGTTTGTTTATGAAGGAGGATTAAGTGGGATTTCAGAGCTTCCTGCATTTGAAGGAGCAAACTACCTTGCCTTTATTTTACCTGTCTCTATCGTTTCAGCTGCGATCGGGGGAGCAGGTGGAGCTGGGCAAGCGCTGGTTAAGGATTTAGAAAATGGATACTTTTCACGTCTTCTTCTTACCCCTTCCTCAAGACTTGCTATCGTACTTGGTCCGATTATTGCGGGAATGCTGCAGCTTCTCATTCAAACGGTGTTAATTCTAGTAGTTGCTTATTTTCTTGGTCTAGAAGTTGCAGCAGGATTTGGTGGAGTAATCGTCGTTCTTTTATTAACGCTTGGGTGGGGCCTTGCTTTTGCAGGGTATTCTGTTGGTGTAGCGTTACGAACAAAGAATGCTCAATCTGCACAAGCAGGGACTTTTGTATTCTTTCCACTTATTTTTCTTAGCACAACTTTTGTTCCCTATGAATTGATTGAAGCAGGTTGGTTAAAAGTTGCGGCAACGATTAATCCGACGACATATTTATTTGAAGCGATGCGCTCCGTTTTTATTGATGGTTGGGAAGCTTGGCCGCTTATTAGAGGATTTCTGGTCATAGGTCTGTTATGTGCTATTACGATTAGTTTCTCAGCGGTAAGTGCCTCCAAAGCGGTAAGTGCTGATTAA
- a CDS encoding TspO/MBR family protein: MGKFLLNLIAYILVVTVNALANALPLNGQTTGEISNRLNVLFTPAGYVFSIWGLIYLLLGIWVIRQFPKSRRDLPIYQETSGLFVLSSILNSLWIFMWHYEFFGLSVIVMLLLLFTLIRLYTNLKAADASFFDLLPFSVYLGWISVATIANISYYLTYIDWDGFGIPDTIWTFLLLIIATILALYFLKSEQDWIYPLVFVWAFIGIGVKNQNGDVPLVVYSSYVLAALILIVTLLYAFKRKK; this comes from the coding sequence ATGGGTAAATTTCTTCTTAATCTCATTGCGTATATACTCGTCGTAACAGTAAATGCCCTTGCTAATGCACTACCGTTAAATGGTCAAACGACAGGAGAAATATCAAATAGACTGAACGTACTTTTTACACCTGCCGGCTATGTTTTTAGTATATGGGGGCTGATCTATCTTCTTCTAGGAATATGGGTTATTCGTCAATTTCCTAAAAGTCGGAGAGATTTGCCAATCTACCAGGAGACGAGTGGACTATTTGTTCTAAGTTCCATTCTTAATAGCCTTTGGATTTTCATGTGGCATTATGAATTCTTCGGCTTATCGGTGATCGTTATGCTTCTTTTACTCTTCACACTCATTAGGCTTTATACTAATTTGAAAGCAGCAGACGCTTCTTTCTTTGATTTGTTACCTTTTTCCGTTTATCTGGGTTGGATTAGTGTTGCGACGATCGCCAACATTAGTTACTACCTGACATACATTGACTGGGATGGATTTGGTATACCCGATACGATATGGACATTCCTTCTATTAATCATCGCGACAATTCTTGCTCTTTATTTCTTGAAAAGCGAGCAAGATTGGATCTACCCACTCGTTTTTGTTTGGGCCTTTATTGGGATTGGAGTCAAAAATCAAAATGGAGATGTACCATTAGTCGTTTACTCATCTTATGTACTGGCTGCTCTTATTTTGATCGTTACGCTTCTGTATGCTTTTAAACGTAAGAAATAA
- a CDS encoding class I SAM-dependent methyltransferase → MITDQAFEFHFKDIETPFSGWDFSYITNTERMNGEPLPWSYTSYVLHYFRSSHSVLDMGTGGGEFLEALKPFPKKLAATEGYPPNLPIAKSRLEPEGVIVKGFEDDDTLPFFDAEFQFVMNKHDSYSPKEVHRILSANGAFITQQVGGEDMKELNRVLDAPMKSEYDHWNLNYAVQELESSGFSIVDAKESFPSTRFYDIGAVIYYLKAIPWQIPNFSIDRYRNALYRLHKNIENNGFIDIPSHRFILHAAKK, encoded by the coding sequence GTGATAACAGATCAAGCATTTGAATTTCACTTTAAAGACATCGAAACACCGTTCTCAGGTTGGGATTTTTCGTATATTACAAATACAGAAAGAATGAACGGCGAACCGCTTCCGTGGTCGTACACTTCTTATGTTCTACACTATTTCCGCTCTAGCCACAGTGTACTTGATATGGGTACTGGCGGCGGAGAATTTCTTGAAGCATTAAAGCCATTTCCAAAGAAGTTAGCAGCAACTGAAGGCTATCCCCCTAACCTTCCAATTGCCAAATCAAGACTTGAGCCTGAAGGAGTCATTGTAAAAGGATTCGAGGATGACGATACTCTTCCTTTTTTCGATGCTGAATTTCAATTCGTGATGAACAAGCATGATTCCTACTCTCCAAAGGAAGTCCATCGTATACTATCCGCTAATGGAGCTTTTATTACTCAGCAGGTTGGCGGGGAAGATATGAAAGAACTAAATCGAGTGTTGGATGCTCCAATGAAGTCTGAATACGATCATTGGAACTTGAATTACGCCGTTCAAGAACTGGAATCTTCCGGCTTTTCCATTGTAGATGCTAAAGAATCTTTTCCTTCTACACGTTTTTATGACATTGGTGCAGTCATTTATTATTTAAAAGCGATACCATGGCAAATTCCTAACTTCTCGATCGACCGCTACCGAAACGCTCTTTATCGCTTACATAAAAATATAGAAAATAACGGCTTTATTGATATACCTTCACACCGCTTTATTCTACATGCAGCTAAAAAATAG